The proteins below come from a single Caenibius sp. WL genomic window:
- the tig gene encoding trigger factor gives MQIVETTNEGLKRGYSVTISAKDISARIESEVQKIAPQVRMPGFRPGKVPANLVKKMHGPALHSEALNASVQESVDSLIRDKQLRPAIRPDVRLNDDYEEGKDAELTIELEVLPAIEAPSIEGLKLERLVVPVTDAQVDEQLAELAKNQKSFKDAPKTRKAADGDQIIIDFVGKVDGVAFEGGSAEDQPLEIGSGRFIPGFEEQLAGVKTGEEKTITVTFPADYPAEHLAGKEATFDVTVKQVKVAAETVVDEDFAKSLGLESLEQLKGLLRGQLEQQTNGLTRTQMKRQLLDQLAGAHDFAVPPSMVEAEFEQIWAQLQQEAAKEEDPAAALKEIEDEKDDYRAIAERRVRLGLLLSEIGQANNVTVNEQEMQMLTMQAAQQYRPEDRQRFVEYVRNDPMAAAQLRAPLFEDKVVDFLFDKAEVTEREVTREELEAAIEAEEGEAAAAKPAAKKAPAKKAAAKKDETAAEGAEKPAAKKAPAKKAAAKDEAPAEAEAAKPAAKKAPAKKAAAPAKDAAAAKPAAKKAPAKKAAAKKD, from the coding sequence ATGCAGATCGTCGAAACCACCAATGAAGGCCTTAAGCGCGGATATAGCGTAACGATTTCCGCCAAGGACATTTCCGCCCGGATCGAAAGCGAAGTCCAGAAGATCGCGCCGCAGGTGCGTATGCCGGGTTTCCGTCCGGGCAAGGTTCCCGCCAACCTCGTCAAGAAGATGCACGGCCCCGCGCTCCATTCCGAAGCGCTCAACGCCTCGGTGCAGGAATCGGTCGATTCGCTGATCCGCGACAAGCAGCTGCGCCCGGCGATTCGCCCCGATGTGCGCCTCAATGACGATTACGAAGAAGGCAAGGATGCCGAGCTGACGATCGAGCTCGAAGTGCTCCCCGCCATCGAAGCGCCGTCGATCGAAGGGCTGAAGCTCGAACGTCTCGTCGTGCCCGTCACCGATGCACAGGTCGACGAACAGCTTGCCGAACTGGCCAAGAACCAGAAATCGTTCAAGGATGCGCCCAAGACCCGCAAGGCGGCCGATGGCGACCAGATCATCATCGATTTCGTCGGCAAGGTCGATGGCGTCGCTTTCGAAGGCGGTTCGGCCGAAGACCAGCCGCTCGAAATCGGCTCGGGCCGTTTCATCCCCGGCTTCGAGGAACAGCTCGCCGGTGTGAAGACGGGCGAGGAAAAGACCATCACTGTCACGTTCCCGGCCGATTATCCGGCCGAACATCTGGCGGGCAAGGAAGCCACGTTCGATGTCACCGTGAAGCAGGTGAAAGTCGCCGCTGAAACAGTGGTCGACGAAGATTTCGCCAAGTCGCTGGGCCTCGAAAGCCTCGAACAGCTCAAAGGCCTGCTGCGCGGCCAGCTCGAACAGCAGACCAACGGCCTGACCCGCACCCAGATGAAGCGCCAGTTGCTCGACCAGTTGGCCGGCGCGCACGATTTCGCGGTTCCGCCGTCGATGGTCGAAGCCGAATTCGAACAGATCTGGGCCCAGCTCCAGCAGGAAGCGGCCAAGGAAGAAGATCCGGCCGCCGCTCTCAAGGAAATCGAGGACGAGAAGGACGATTACCGCGCGATTGCCGAGCGCCGCGTGCGTCTGGGCCTGCTGCTGTCGGAAATCGGCCAGGCCAACAACGTCACGGTCAACGAGCAGGAAATGCAGATGCTGACGATGCAGGCGGCGCAGCAGTACCGCCCGGAAGATCGCCAGCGTTTCGTCGAATACGTCCGCAACGATCCGATGGCCGCCGCGCAGCTCCGCGCGCCGCTGTTCGAGGACAAGGTGGTCGATTTCCTGTTCGACAAGGCCGAAGTCACCGAACGCGAAGTGACGCGTGAAGAACTGGAAGCCGCGATCGAAGCGGAAGAAGGCGAAGCAGCAGCGGCCAAGCCCGCCGCGAAGAAGGCCCCGGCCAAGAAGGCTGCCGCCAAGAAGGACGAAACCGCAGCGGAAGGCGCTGAAAAGCCTGCCGCGAAGAAGGCTCCGGCCAAGAAGGCCGCCGCCAAGGACGAAGCTCCGGCCGAAGCCGAAGCCGCCAAGCCCGCCGCGAAGAAAGCTCCGGCCAAGAAGGCCGCTGCCCCGGCCAAGGACGCTGCGGCTGCCAAGCCCGCCGCGAAGAAGGCCCCGGCTAAGAAGGCCGCCGCCAAGAAGGACTGA
- a CDS encoding DUF3297 family protein codes for MSDSEQNTPATDAAPTTGNDVPPDRLAINPGSPHFDADKLRRGVGIRFKGAVRTNIEEYCISESWVKVQAGKTMDRKGQPLLLKLNGPVEAWYEDLGDNPPVAKAG; via the coding sequence ATGAGCGATAGCGAACAGAACACCCCCGCCACCGACGCGGCCCCGACCACCGGTAACGACGTGCCCCCCGATCGGCTCGCGATCAATCCGGGCAGCCCCCATTTCGATGCCGACAAGCTGCGGCGCGGCGTGGGCATCCGCTTCAAGGGTGCGGTGCGCACCAATATCGAGGAATACTGCATTTCCGAAAGCTGGGTGAAAGTGCAGGCAGGCAAGACGATGGACCGCAAGGGCCAGCCGCTGCTGCTCAAGCTCAACGGCCCGGTCGAAGCCTGGTACGAAGACCTGGGCGACAATCCGCCCGTCGCCAAGGCCGGCTGA
- a CDS encoding CHAP domain-containing protein, whose translation MKNGLLLGAALLCGAISSTAQADSAAGHLECVPYARQVSGIRIFGDAHTWWGQAAGRYQRGSKPRVGAVMAFQPHGNMQLGHVAAVSRVIDSRTVLLRHANWSPINGRRGQIENDVRAVDVSDRNDWSAVRVWYAPIQALGGTAWPVDGFIYREGARGTGMPEGRAYAAARYDGRAGKNAGQPARNGGQADVIGAIIAGARD comes from the coding sequence ATGAAAAACGGGTTGCTTCTCGGTGCCGCGCTCCTGTGCGGGGCGATTTCCTCCACCGCTCAGGCGGATAGCGCGGCGGGACATCTCGAATGCGTGCCTTACGCGCGGCAGGTCTCCGGCATCCGGATTTTCGGCGATGCCCACACCTGGTGGGGGCAGGCGGCAGGCCGCTATCAACGGGGCAGCAAACCACGCGTGGGCGCGGTGATGGCGTTCCAGCCGCATGGCAACATGCAACTGGGCCATGTCGCCGCGGTCAGCCGGGTGATCGATTCGCGCACGGTGCTGCTGCGCCATGCCAACTGGTCGCCGATCAACGGGCGGCGCGGCCAGATCGAGAACGACGTTCGCGCGGTCGATGTGTCGGACCGCAACGACTGGAGCGCGGTGCGCGTGTGGTATGCGCCGATTCAGGCGCTGGGCGGCACGGCATGGCCGGTCGACGGCTTCATCTATCGCGAGGGCGCCCGGGGGACAGGCATGCCGGAGGGGCGGGCCTATGCCGCGGCGCGCTATGACGGGCGCGCGGGGAAGAACGCTGGGCAACCGGCCCGCAACGGCGGGCAGGCGGATGTGATCGGGGCAATCATCGCCGGGGCGCGCGATTGA
- the der gene encoding ribosome biogenesis GTPase Der — protein sequence MSRPQVIIIGRPNVGKSTLFNRLVGKKLALVDDQPGVTRDRRFGEATLLGLEFTVVDTAGWEDEDPDTLPGRMRAQTEVSLQGADIALFVIDARQGLTPLDEEIGRWLRGQDVPVVLLANKAEGRAGEPGVLEAYALGLGDPVAISAEHGEGMGDLFEALLPLIGEAEDDDITGEDAGEDEDDAPKGPLKLAIVGRPNAGKSTLINRLLGEDRLLTGPEAGITRDSIAVDWQWTDPKSGEVRDIRLIDTAGMRKKARVVDKIEKLSVADARRAVDFAEVVVLLLDATKGLEHQDLKIADLVLQEGRALIIAINKWDVAEEPSALFNGIRGALEDGLAQVRGLPVFSVSARTGKGLDAMLTAAFDLREVWSRRVPTAGLNRWFDDALEANPPPAPGGKRIKLRYITQIKTRPPTFVIFGSRLDNLPESYRRYLVNGIRRELGFGSVPVRLTLRSAKNPYAPK from the coding sequence ATGTCCCGCCCTCAGGTGATTATTATCGGCCGCCCCAATGTCGGCAAGTCGACGCTGTTCAACCGTCTGGTTGGCAAGAAGCTCGCGCTGGTCGACGATCAGCCCGGCGTCACCCGCGATCGCCGGTTCGGCGAGGCCACTTTGCTGGGGCTGGAATTCACCGTGGTCGACACCGCGGGATGGGAGGATGAAGATCCCGACACCCTGCCCGGCCGGATGCGGGCGCAGACCGAAGTTTCGCTGCAAGGCGCGGATATCGCGCTGTTCGTGATCGATGCCCGCCAGGGGCTGACCCCGCTGGACGAGGAAATCGGCCGCTGGCTGCGCGGGCAGGATGTGCCGGTCGTGCTGCTGGCCAACAAGGCCGAAGGGCGCGCGGGCGAACCGGGCGTGCTCGAAGCCTATGCGCTGGGCCTCGGCGATCCGGTGGCGATCTCGGCCGAACACGGCGAAGGCATGGGCGATCTGTTCGAAGCCCTGCTGCCGCTGATCGGCGAAGCAGAAGATGACGATATCACCGGCGAAGACGCGGGCGAGGACGAGGACGACGCGCCCAAGGGGCCGCTCAAGCTGGCCATCGTCGGCCGCCCCAATGCGGGCAAATCGACGCTGATCAACCGCCTGCTGGGCGAAGACCGCCTGCTGACCGGGCCCGAAGCGGGCATCACCCGCGATTCCATCGCGGTCGACTGGCAGTGGACCGATCCCAAATCGGGCGAAGTGCGCGATATCCGCCTGATCGACACGGCGGGCATGCGCAAGAAAGCGCGCGTGGTCGACAAGATCGAGAAACTTTCGGTTGCCGATGCGCGCCGGGCGGTGGATTTCGCCGAAGTCGTCGTGCTGCTGCTCGATGCGACCAAGGGGCTGGAACATCAGGATCTCAAGATCGCCGATCTGGTGCTGCAGGAAGGGCGCGCGCTGATCATCGCGATCAACAAGTGGGACGTGGCGGAAGAACCTTCCGCGCTGTTCAATGGCATCCGCGGCGCGCTGGAGGATGGGCTGGCGCAAGTGCGCGGGTTGCCGGTGTTTTCCGTTTCCGCCCGCACCGGCAAGGGGCTGGACGCCATGCTGACGGCCGCGTTCGACCTGCGCGAAGTGTGGAGCCGACGCGTGCCGACAGCGGGTCTCAACCGCTGGTTCGACGATGCGCTGGAAGCCAATCCGCCCCCGGCCCCCGGCGGCAAGCGGATCAAGCTGCGCTACATCACCCAGATCAAGACCCGCCCGCCGACGTTCGTGATCTTCGGGTCGCGGCTGGACAATCTGCCGGAAAGCTACCGCCGCTATCTCGTCAACGGCATCCGCCGCGAACTGGGCTTCGGTTCGGTGCCCGTGCGGCTGACCCTGCGCAGCGCGAAGAACCCCTACGCCCCCAAGTAG
- a CDS encoding YafY family protein: MRRADRLFQIIQILRRSPRPVTAMAMAHELEVSPRTIYRDVADLVARRIPINGEAGFGYVLEPGFDMPPLSLTVDEMEAALLGAQWVAGRGDPVLARAARDLVAKLTAVAPDALRAAIATPTIGTHESGATPPDGLDLARVRDWIRTGRKIRITYRDERGWVSERTIWPVVIGYFESARTMAAWCELRQDFRQFRTARVRDAEFLDERHGERPAALRRRWQRQWARPPA; this comes from the coding sequence ATGCGCCGGGCCGACCGCTTGTTCCAGATCATCCAGATCCTGCGCCGCTCGCCGCGCCCGGTCACCGCCATGGCGATGGCTCACGAACTGGAGGTATCGCCGCGCACGATCTATCGCGATGTCGCCGATCTCGTCGCCCGGCGCATCCCGATCAACGGCGAGGCCGGGTTCGGCTATGTGCTGGAACCGGGCTTCGACATGCCCCCGCTAAGCCTGACGGTGGACGAGATGGAAGCCGCCCTGCTCGGCGCGCAATGGGTCGCCGGGCGCGGCGATCCGGTGCTGGCCCGGGCCGCCCGCGATCTCGTCGCCAAGCTGACCGCCGTCGCGCCCGATGCCCTGCGTGCCGCAATCGCCACCCCCACCATCGGCACGCACGAAAGCGGCGCCACCCCGCCCGACGGGCTCGATCTCGCCCGCGTGCGCGACTGGATTCGCACCGGGCGCAAGATCCGCATCACCTATCGCGACGAACGCGGATGGGTGAGCGAACGGACCATCTGGCCGGTGGTGATCGGCTATTTCGAAAGCGCCCGCACCATGGCTGCGTGGTGCGAATTGCGGCAGGATTTCCGCCAGTTCCGCACCGCCCGCGTGCGCGATGCGGAATTTCTCGACGAGCGGCACGGCGAACGGCCCGCGGCCCTGCGCCGCCGCTGGCAGCGCCAGTGGGCCCGCCCGCCTGCCTGA
- a CDS encoding acyltransferase, with amino-acid sequence MSQNTTVRLPAAPSKPDPRLSAAIGIARVLCILGIVYVHAWTGLAGGDLIKLNETPQGLLRWGLIELLGRSAVPLLSVISGWLVAASLARRSWRTFVLGKARTILAPMVLWNALAMVLVSGAAWMGWIRAPMPTAWWWTIDELFCLATPNDINVQMPFLRDLFVCMMAAPLLLRLPSWALGVVAALAVAWNVSGLSFVLLLRPSILLFFLVGMLARRHDLAAWMASRPLVIVAGAYALFAALQVWLETIGVDRGVDNPVLLTSADLMMRFTTALFFWSIAWRLAKSRLARPLLRFEPYVFLMFCSHLIMMWLGGPVIGKLTGPLGSPLYPLFLVAQPVLVMGATVLLGRGLKALGPSTAKLLSGGRLSSSLSRRAAPQPASQAG; translated from the coding sequence TTGAGCCAGAACACCACCGTCCGCCTGCCTGCCGCGCCGTCCAAGCCTGATCCCCGCCTGTCTGCCGCGATCGGCATCGCCCGCGTCCTGTGCATTCTGGGCATTGTCTATGTGCATGCGTGGACGGGGCTGGCCGGCGGCGATCTGATCAAGCTGAACGAAACCCCGCAGGGCCTGCTGCGCTGGGGGCTGATCGAACTGCTGGGGCGCAGCGCGGTGCCGCTGCTCAGCGTCATTTCCGGCTGGCTGGTTGCCGCATCGCTCGCCCGGCGGTCCTGGCGCACATTCGTGCTGGGCAAGGCGCGGACCATTCTGGCGCCGATGGTGCTGTGGAACGCGCTGGCGATGGTGCTGGTTTCGGGCGCTGCATGGATGGGCTGGATACGCGCCCCGATGCCCACCGCCTGGTGGTGGACCATCGATGAACTGTTCTGCCTCGCCACTCCGAACGACATCAACGTGCAGATGCCGTTCCTGCGCGATCTGTTCGTTTGCATGATGGCCGCGCCGCTGCTGCTGCGCCTGCCGAGCTGGGCGCTGGGTGTGGTGGCCGCGCTGGCGGTGGCGTGGAATGTCTCGGGCCTGTCGTTCGTTCTCCTGCTGCGCCCCTCGATCCTGTTGTTCTTCCTTGTCGGCATGCTGGCGCGCCGTCACGATCTGGCCGCATGGATGGCGTCGCGGCCGCTTGTCATCGTCGCCGGCGCCTACGCTCTGTTCGCGGCGCTGCAGGTGTGGCTGGAAACGATCGGTGTCGATCGCGGGGTCGACAACCCCGTGCTGCTGACTTCGGCCGATCTGATGATGCGCTTCACCACGGCGCTGTTCTTCTGGTCGATCGCGTGGCGGCTGGCGAAAAGCCGCCTGGCGCGGCCCTTGCTGCGTTTCGAACCTTATGTCTTCCTGATGTTCTGTTCGCATCTCATCATGATGTGGCTGGGTGGGCCGGTGATCGGCAAGCTGACCGGGCCGCTCGGTTCCCCGCTCTATCCGCTGTTCCTGGTGGCGCAGCCGGTGCTGGTGATGGGCGCGACCGTGTTGCTCGGGCGCGGATTGAAAGCGCTCGGCCCGTCGACGGCGAAGCTGCTCAGCGGGGGGCGGCTGTCGTCCTCCCTCTCGCGCCGCGCCGCGCCGCAACCTGCCTCGCAGGCGGGCTAG
- the bfr gene encoding bacterioferritin, which yields MKGDPKVIEFLNKALTNELTAINQYWLHYRTLKHWGVNKLAEYERHESIDEMKHADALAERVLFLDGLPNFQAINRLKVGETVEEILKADLALEMEALPLLRDAIAYCETVRDYISREIFEKILESEEEHVDFLETQFDMIERMGLQNYVQLNSEPAGGE from the coding sequence ATGAAGGGCGATCCCAAGGTCATCGAGTTCCTGAACAAGGCTCTGACCAACGAGCTGACCGCGATCAACCAGTACTGGCTGCATTACCGTACGCTCAAGCATTGGGGCGTCAACAAGCTGGCCGAGTACGAACGGCATGAATCGATCGATGAAATGAAACATGCCGACGCCCTGGCGGAACGTGTGCTGTTTCTCGACGGTCTGCCCAATTTCCAGGCGATCAACCGGCTGAAAGTCGGCGAAACGGTCGAGGAAATCCTCAAGGCCGATCTCGCGCTGGAAATGGAAGCGCTCCCCCTGCTGCGCGATGCGATCGCATATTGCGAAACGGTGCGCGATTACATCAGCCGCGAAATCTTCGAGAAGATTCTCGAAAGCGAGGAAGAGCATGTCGACTTCCTCGAAACCCAGTTCGACATGATCGAGCGTATGGGCCTGCAGAACTACGTGCAGCTCAACAGCGAACCCGCGGGCGGCGAATAA
- a CDS encoding DUF418 domain-containing protein: protein MGQAAWRDPAETNGEGAARGPGRLVTLDFIRGIAVLGILYANIVGFAQPTVTSVWPGALPEPMTLADRIVWFVQFLLIDGKMRGLFAVLFGAGLVLFTEAKGNALQWRRLAWLGLFGAAHYFLLFRGDIVFSYALCGMVVLAIGAHRLPAATALALGTAFYVLGALFQAQPFFTALPEENAALAACADVARCIAGAGGQDPYWANYAGMLSDAAHETAVMHGGLWGIVSYNWMEQGTGLLTGGLMALCESFPSMLIGIGLYRAGVFNGAGNRRLLRWGLAGIAAGMLLTVPLAVWLIRAGDPFYLTFMIALGPAQIARLPMVLGLAAWLAWLAPRAAGTALGQRLIAAGRMAFSNYLGTSLLMAVIFQGWGLGFFGEWGRTMLLLPMLLGCAVMLAWSRPWLARFAYGPLEWLWRCLTYGRMFPLKRAD from the coding sequence ATGGGGCAGGCGGCATGGCGCGATCCGGCTGAAACGAACGGTGAAGGCGCGGCGCGGGGGCCGGGCCGCCTTGTCACGCTGGATTTCATTCGCGGCATCGCCGTTCTCGGCATTCTCTATGCCAATATCGTCGGCTTTGCGCAGCCGACGGTGACATCCGTCTGGCCGGGCGCGTTGCCCGAACCGATGACACTGGCCGACAGGATCGTGTGGTTCGTCCAGTTCCTGCTGATCGACGGCAAGATGCGCGGGCTGTTCGCGGTGCTGTTCGGGGCGGGGCTGGTGCTGTTCACCGAAGCCAAGGGCAATGCCCTGCAATGGCGCCGTCTGGCTTGGCTCGGCCTGTTCGGGGCGGCGCATTATTTCCTTCTGTTCCGGGGCGATATCGTGTTTTCCTACGCCCTGTGCGGCATGGTGGTGCTGGCGATCGGCGCGCATCGCCTGCCCGCCGCGACGGCGCTGGCGCTGGGCACCGCGTTCTATGTGCTGGGGGCGCTGTTTCAGGCGCAGCCGTTCTTCACCGCCCTGCCGGAAGAAAACGCCGCACTGGCCGCCTGCGCGGATGTGGCCCGCTGTATCGCCGGTGCCGGGGGGCAGGACCCCTATTGGGCGAACTATGCCGGGATGTTGAGCGATGCCGCGCACGAAACCGCGGTGATGCACGGCGGCCTGTGGGGGATCGTCAGCTATAACTGGATGGAACAGGGCACCGGCCTTCTGACGGGCGGGTTGATGGCCCTGTGCGAAAGCTTCCCCTCGATGCTGATCGGCATCGGGCTCTACCGCGCGGGGGTGTTCAACGGCGCGGGGAATCGCCGGTTGCTGCGCTGGGGGCTGGCGGGCATCGCGGCGGGGATGTTGCTGACTGTGCCGCTGGCCGTGTGGCTGATCCGCGCGGGGGACCCGTTCTATTTGACGTTCATGATCGCGCTGGGCCCGGCGCAGATCGCGCGGCTGCCGATGGTTCTGGGACTGGCCGCGTGGCTGGCGTGGCTGGCGCCGCGTGCGGCTGGCACGGCATTGGGACAGCGCCTGATCGCCGCCGGGCGGATGGCGTTCAGCAACTATCTCGGGACATCGCTGCTGATGGCCGTGATCTTTCAGGGCTGGGGGCTCGGCTTTTTCGGAGAATGGGGCCGGACGATGCTGCTGCTGCCGATGCTGCTGGGCTGCGCGGTCATGCTCGCCTGGTCGCGGCCGTGGCTTGCCCGATTCGCATATGGCCCGCTCGAATGGCTCTGGCGCTGCCTGACTTATGGGCGAATGTTTCCGCTGAAACGCGCGGATTGA
- a CDS encoding SPOR domain-containing protein yields MRRYTRTAVAALAFMAGASALAGSKEGVEAWDRGDYAAAVAQWRAEAGKGDADAAYNLAQAYRLGRGVAQDTTKAEELYARAAAAGHPLAADNYGLLLFQKGQRSEALPYLREAAGRGDPRAQYLLGISHFNGDLLEKDWPRAYALVTLANGQGLPQAAQAIGQMDQYIPLEERQKGAALATQLQAQAEATRAQQLASADLARGRAAASAATPSPSPSPVSVPVSAGASQDHLAAAARETGTESPASAGADYARPQGAVARPASAKPAPAKPAQVAAAGPKPATAPVRKAAEPARAAPAAANGPWRVQLGAFSVAGNADALWRKLGGRGPLAGKTKILVPAGKLTRLLAGGFASEAAAASACATLRQSGQSCLVTR; encoded by the coding sequence ATGCGCAGATACACGCGAACCGCCGTTGCGGCGCTGGCTTTCATGGCCGGGGCATCGGCGCTTGCCGGGAGCAAGGAAGGCGTCGAGGCATGGGATCGCGGGGATTATGCCGCGGCGGTCGCCCAATGGCGGGCCGAAGCGGGCAAAGGCGATGCCGATGCGGCGTACAATCTGGCGCAGGCTTACCGGCTGGGGCGCGGGGTGGCGCAGGACACGACCAAGGCGGAAGAGCTTTACGCCCGCGCGGCGGCCGCGGGGCATCCGCTGGCGGCGGACAATTACGGGTTGTTGCTGTTCCAGAAGGGCCAGCGCAGCGAAGCGCTGCCCTATCTGCGTGAAGCCGCCGGGCGCGGCGATCCGCGCGCACAGTATCTGCTGGGCATTTCCCATTTCAACGGCGATCTGCTGGAGAAGGACTGGCCGCGCGCCTATGCGCTGGTCACTCTGGCCAACGGGCAGGGGCTGCCGCAGGCCGCGCAGGCGATCGGCCAGATGGATCAGTATATCCCGCTTGAAGAGCGCCAGAAGGGGGCCGCACTGGCCACGCAGTTGCAGGCGCAGGCAGAAGCGACCCGGGCCCAGCAACTGGCCAGCGCCGATCTCGCCCGGGGCAGAGCGGCGGCCAGCGCGGCCACGCCATCGCCATCGCCATCGCCTGTGTCTGTGCCGGTATCCGCCGGGGCATCGCAGGATCATCTCGCCGCCGCCGCGCGGGAGACGGGCACGGAAAGCCCGGCATCCGCCGGGGCCGACTATGCCCGCCCCCAAGGGGCCGTGGCCCGGCCCGCATCGGCGAAGCCCGCACCGGCCAAGCCCGCGCAGGTTGCCGCTGCCGGTCCCAAACCGGCTACCGCCCCTGTGCGCAAGGCGGCGGAGCCCGCCCGCGCCGCGCCTGCGGCGGCCAATGGGCCGTGGCGGGTGCAACTGGGGGCGTTCTCGGTGGCGGGCAATGCCGATGCGCTGTGGCGCAAGCTCGGCGGCAGGGGCCCGCTGGCGGGCAAGACCAAGATTCTCGTGCCCGCAGGCAAGCTGACCCGATTGCTGGCGGGCGGCTTTGCCAGCGAAGCGGCAGCCGCGTCCGCCTGCGCCACATTGCGGCAGAGCGGGCAAAGCTGCCTCGTGACGCGCTGA